The Acidimicrobiia bacterium genome contains the following window.
CCCGGCGATGTCAATAAATCCCGACGACCCTGGGGGTGGAGGAACCGCAGACAAGTCGATATCCCACAACACAAGCTGGCTAGTCCCATCAGACGTCGAAGACCCAACTAGTACCCTGCCCGATGCGTCAACCCCAGACGTGTAGCTCATTGATGCCCCAACCGGCTGAAGATCAATCGCCCCGGTAGCATCACTCCATAAAGCTGCTCAGCCCGTCGGGGGTGTGGCGGATTCTGAAACGTCTCGATTTGAATCGGCTGCCCAGCTCGCAGCGCAATAAGCCACATCAGCAACGTTGGCGACGTTACGAGAAACCCCAGCCGGGTCATCAGGTCCAGTTCATAACCGATCGGAGCGGCCGGCAAGAAGTATCACCAGTTCACCGCGATTGACGACTGCACCCCGATCAGGTGCTGCAGGTCTACCCGCGCTGTAATCAGAAGACCTGCCTACTCAGAGGCTGTTTTCGTTTCTCGTTGTTTCGCGTTGATTCCCCTCCCATCGCATTCTCTCGCGCGATGGACGCGCGATGGAGAGTTGACAAAAGTCGCCAGTGCTTGCTGAATCAGTGCCAGCTGGTGGACACCTCCTGCCGAGAGGGACCGATGTGTGGGCGACGGCGCGAACTTGGTGGCTATTCCCGATGGTGGTCTGTCAGTTGGTGGCTCTCGGATAGACCGTATGGGTCGATGTGGATGACGGTGGCGACCGGAAACTCGAAGGCATGGTGGAGTTCGTGTTCGATGGTATGGGCGGTGTTGTGTCCGGCGGCAACCGACAGGTCGGAGTCGACGGCAATGGACGCGGAGACGTGGAGTTGGTGGCCTTGCCAGCGGACTTTCAGATCGGCTAGGTCTCGGACTCCGTCGACCGCCAGGATAACCGCCTCGGTCTTGTCGACCAGTTCAGGTTCGACTCCGTCGAGGAGTCTCCGGGTCATGGCGCGGGCGGATCGGCCGAGTAGCCACAGGATGAGGGCGGCGACCACCAGGCCGGCGACGGGGTCGACCCATACCGCCCCCAGGGCGGCGCCGATCCCGGCGGCGACGACTGCGAGGGAGGTCAGGGCGTCGGTGCGGGCGTGTTGGCCGTCGGCGATCAGTGCTTCGGAGCCGATCGAACGGCCTACCCGGATCCGATAGCGAGCTACCAGTTCGTTGCCGGCGGCGCCGATGATGCCGGCAGCGATCACCCAGGGAATGTTGTCGATGAGGCGAGGTTCGAACAGCCTGCCGGCCGATTCCCAAATAATGAGCGCGGCGGAGGCTCCGATAGCGAACACAATGAGAAGGCCTGCGGCGTCTTCTGCCCGGTGGAATCCGTAGGTGTACCTGCGGGTGGGTCGGCGGCGGGCCAGTGAAAAAGCGATCCACAGGGGGATGGCGGTGAGGGCATCGGCCAGGTTATGCACCGTGTCAGATAGCAGAGCGACCGAGCCGGAGAAGATGACGATCACCGCCTGGAAAGCAGCGGTCGCTCCAAGGCCTACCAAGGAAACCTTGGTGGCTCGGATCCCCTCGACGCTGGTGTCACGCCGCGCACCGTGAGCCGAACCGTGATCGTGTTCATGGGCGACGATGTGGCGAAGCCAATGAGTCAACCCGGGATGCTCAGGCTCAGCATGACCGTGTGGCGGGTTCGGATTCGGGGGGTGTTCCATGACCACAGAAGTTAGTGCGACAGCGCCCGGCGGAGAAGTCGCAACTGGGTCGCAACAAGCCCGTCTATGGGATCCGAGGGCGGTCCTAGAATCGGCGGAGCCAGTTCTTTTCGAAGAGCAGTTTGCCGATGTGCCAGCGGCGACCCACCGGGTGCAGGGCCACTTGCGGGGTGGGTTCGGCGTAGAAGTTGCCCCGTCCGAACCCTGCCTTCCCACCACCGGTCTCGACAAAACACTCACCGTGACCGTCAAACGACTCTGCTTCACCTTCGCCGGTGATGTCGCGGATGATGTTGTGGGCAACCACTTTGGCTTCCCGTTCGGCGAACACCCCAGCCTTGGGAAGCGGTTTGCCCATCTTCAGCGGGATACCCGTCACGTCCCCGATGGCGTACACGCCCGGGTACCGGGTGTGAAAGGTGTCTCGATCCGCCGGTATCCAACCGCTGTCGTCTACGAGGCCGGCGTCGCGAACCACCTTTGGTGCCCGATGCGGCGGCACGTATGCCAACAGGTCGAAGTCGGCGGTCGCTCCGTTGACGAACGTGAGGCGCCGTTCTGTAGGGTCGACCGAGACAACCTGGTGT
Protein-coding sequences here:
- a CDS encoding cation transporter, whose product is MEHPPNPNPPHGHAEPEHPGLTHWLRHIVAHEHDHGSAHGARRDTSVEGIRATKVSLVGLGATAAFQAVIVIFSGSVALLSDTVHNLADALTAIPLWIAFSLARRRPTRRYTYGFHRAEDAAGLLIVFAIGASAALIIWESAGRLFEPRLIDNIPWVIAAGIIGAAGNELVARYRIRVGRSIGSEALIADGQHARTDALTSLAVVAAGIGAALGAVWVDPVAGLVVAALILWLLGRSARAMTRRLLDGVEPELVDKTEAVILAVDGVRDLADLKVRWQGHQLHVSASIAVDSDLSVAAGHNTAHTIEHELHHAFEFPVATVIHIDPYGLSESHQLTDHHRE